From Dromaius novaehollandiae isolate bDroNov1 chromosome 22, bDroNov1.hap1, whole genome shotgun sequence:
TGCCTTACAAGGAGCATCAGGACTATGGGATTAATGCAAGCAGCgactaaaaacatttttgcagttGCTCACCCTTTAACACAGTGGTCCAAGGTGGCTGCAAGGGGTTAGTACATATATGTACCCCAGTGCAAAGTGGCAATGAATATAGTGCTTGGTGGGTAAAGAAATCAGAGCAATACCTAAATCTGTTCTGGGCAGCTCTAACCAACGTAAGAACTTGAAACCCCCCAGTTGAAAGAAGTGTTCTTATTTCTCGTGCAATAGCAGGGCAGAGATTCTCAATCTGTATCTCTTCCTTAACAGAAATCACAGCAACAAGGAGTATCTTGGAGAAGTGGTTAAACATTGCAAGTAACCCATCAGCTTGCTGCTGGGCAGTTCTTGCTGGTGGGGTTTTGCTTTCTGGCCTCTCTTAGGCGTGAAGCAGGTTGTGACACTGAAATGTAAATACCAGATTTGGCTGAAACAGCATGTTCCTCTGCAGTTGGCAATAGGCTGCCTGGCCTGGAGGGCCCTCTCTGAAGGGATGTGGTACCATGCTGCTGCACCTCCAGTGAACTCTTGCTAAATAGTATTACCAGGGGACATTTTCACACCACTTTGAGCTTCCCAAATCTCTCTACCAGTTGGCCTTGAGCTAATGTGGCATTTCTTTAAAGAGTCTCCCATGGGAAGTAAACACAGCAAATACAACCTCTGAATCTTTGGGGAAATAGTCCTACTATGGACTATTCAATACCTCATATCCCACCTGTAATGAAATCTTACAATGCTTAGGACTCTGAGTAAAGTCCAGGCTCTTGGCCAGATTTCAGCTTGCAGCAGCTCTTCTTACCTAAACCGAACATTTTTATAGTTCCTGATAAATGATTCTTCTCTAATGTGTACAGTTCATATATTAAAGCTATTGCACCAACTTGATAGGGAATTTGAAGTCTCAAAGACACAAAATACCAACTAAATCCTGTGAAATCTGGCTGCTGGTAGAGAGACCTGTTGAATCCCTGTTCAGCCCATATGCAGCCAATGAGGAATCCGCCAGGGCAGCCTTTGGGGTCCAGCTCTTTTGGTATCAGGTCTGGTGTTCCTGAGGTGCCCCTCAGCTCCTGCAAATGGGAGAGCAGTGCTCACCGGGGCCTGTGGATTGAGGCTGGGAATTCCACTTCAAGCCTGGTTCATTTACTCTGGATGTTCTGTGGGATTTCAGAGAGCAATGGCACAGCAGACCCACCTGAGCTGCATGGACTTAATCCAACCAGAGGAATGCCATGAGAGCATGATACCCAGTATATACCAGTATATACCTGTAGAGTGCCAGGTGGGGGTTAGCCCTCCAACTTCTGAACTACATCTTGTAGAAGAATAGTTACTTAAGGGGTAGAATCTTACGTAAGAGTGTGTAGGGATAGGTAAAGTGCAGATGTGCGTGTAATGTAGGGGACCAACATCATGTAACAAAATGTTGCCTATGTGACCTTCTGGAAGGAGCATAGAACACGGATCATGAGCTCAGACTGTGCAAAACAAGTTGAGAGATGTTTGGGTGAGTAGGCACATgactgcagaaaaacagacaTGAGCATAGCATGTGACTGAGGCAAGAAGAGACTTGAAGTTTCCCCTTGGCAACACAAAAGATCTGCTGAGATGGTTGATGGGAACCAATCAAGAGATAGAAGACCCCAGACCCACTAGAGATGGTTGGACTGAATCATCACACTTAGGGCGGTCTGAATAgattgtgagggtataattgcccaaggatttctttgtttggggtcgaGCACTTATTTTGTTAAAAGGCCTTTCAGTAAtaaaagctcaatagagagagtAGCCCGGGATCCTTTGCCTTTTGTTAAGAATCTAAGCTAGACCCTGGGTCCCCTCTAATGTCCCTGGAGAGACAGCAGTACATCTAGTGTTTCAAACAAAGGCCAAATCGCACAAATTTCACCTTCCCCTTGGGTAGAGGCAAAAAATGGCTGTAAACAAGCCAGACCTCAGTTACCTCCTGATATCTCAAGCTACCTGGTAACTAGATAGCACATCGCCCCAGTAACACGTTGTCCCCGGGTCCTTAAAACAAGGGCTCTACTGGTACTGGCCCCACGGCTCATGGAGCCTCTCACCCATGTGCTCTGCGATACGCAAATGCAAAGGCTGACAGCAAAATGTATTGCATAGATTCAGCTGCCTTGGAAGTGTTGGTTGCTCCAAGCAGGGGCTGCTCCTCTACATGCAACGGGAGATGGGACTAAGTGCAATGGGTAAATTCATGGACAGCTGGATCCGCACATAGGACCAGTGAAATAAGTGTATGGGGCTAGACAGAGAGATAGAGGGATagaggggtggaggaagggatggATGGAGGCGGGTATGGATGGATACATGGAGGGAATAGTACAGCAAGggagggaagaatggagaaaagagTAGATGATAAATGGGTGGAGAGAGGATGGGATGGAAGAAGAGTCTGATGGATGAAAGAAGGGATAGAGGAATGGATGAATGGAAGATGGAGAGGGGTTAAGCAAAGGAGTGGAGGGAAGAGTAGAAGGAAGGACAGTGTGAGGGAGGGCAGTAGAAGAAGTAGATGGAAGGGTTGAAgtgagaagggaaggagagagggagagagagacaggagatGGATGGACAGAGTGGTAGGGATTACACCTGACCGGGAGGCAGGAATTATTAGTGCCATTCTTGTTGATGTgtttgccagcaggttgaggacaGTGCTGGGAGCCCTTCTGAGTTCAGTcccagcctggctgccctccAGCAGGGCTTCCAGCTCCTCGGAGCTCTGGCAGGGCCCTTGCCTCTGTAGTCCTGTGGCAAGCAGGTGAGAGGCCTAGGTCCTGCCAAGGGCCTGGGTTGCAGGGAGAAAGGCTAGAGCTGGAGGGAGGATGGCTGCCTGAGCTTCGAGGTAGGATCTTGGGAGCAAGGAGCCAAGTGAGGGGACAGCAAGGTGAGGTGGCCATGCAGGTGCGAACAGAGAAGAGCAAATCCCTCCTCAGGGCCTGAGCTTCTCTCTGCCTCCCAACCTTTttgaagagcaaaagcaaaaCTTCCCAAACACTAACACCCCATCAGTTCCTCTTCAGATTCAGGACCAACCAGGACTCCAGCCCATCCCCTAGCTGGTCCTGGACTCCAGCCCCAATCTGTCTCCCAGGTTAGTAGGATTACAGCTCAAGGAGCTTTGGACAGGGTAGAGAGGAAGCAGGTCAGAGCCTTCACCAGGGCACATCGCAAACCTATGACTGCTCTGCCTCACAGCCAGCCCttccctggggcagggagcaaGGGCTGAAGCTCAGGGACAGTGAATGCTGTGGAGCTGGGATCTTCACTGCTCTTCCAGTCCCCTGTGTGAGCTTGGGATCTCCCTGCCAAGTGAAACCTCTCACTTCCGGCAGACACAACTTGTGTATCCTGAATCTCAGGACAGGCAGGATGGCCCCAATCCCTGGATGGGCTCAGGAAGGCATTGGGAAGGTCAGGCCCACAGCACAGTGCTTTGCAGCTGCCTCTGGCAGGTGACAGGCTCATCCCACTAACCTCAGTGTGAACCTGCTAGAGGGAGTAAGAAAACTGGAGGATAGCTAGCATCAGGAAAGCAGAGAGATGTATCAAAACACAAAAATTCACAATTCATCAAAAATTTCTGCTTCTATCTAAAGGATTCTCATCATGAAGTTATCTGTGTACCAAGTTTATATGCCCAAATAGAGATTGAAGCAAAAAGACATCCTTAGATTTCataaaaatagcttgaaaagtAAAAATCAAGTCAGTATTGTTTGGTTTCTGGCTTTCAGGTTTTTCTAATGAAAGCGAAGGTGCTCATATAATCCCTCCAGTATACAGCTCAGCACATTATGTAGAACAGCAAAACTGATGAGACTTATAATGAAACAAAAGCTGGCAACATTGTGACCCTGCTGTTGGACCTGTGCTCCTTTGTCTCTCTTCCATGGGTTTTCCTATGACCTCTTTTTCAACTCTAGCTCTTTTTTAACCCCAGCTCTTTTTTAATCCTGCAACACCCAGCTCCAGGATGTCTTTGGCCACCGACTCCCTAGTGAGGGGCTCAGCCCAGTGAGGCCCATCGCAGGCAGCCAGCCATGAAgcagcactggggctgctgttgTCGGGGGCAGATAATGGAGCCGCCTTCTTCCTTCCATTAGCAACATGGTGGAGTCAAGGGGGCAGTCTGGCCCTTGGCAGGACTCCTCTGGGGGTGGAGAGGCTGGTTGCGGGGGCAACAGCAGCTGAGTGTGGGCTCGCTGCCTGGGCCCGAGGGGAGGCAGCGCCTCACGGGCTGCACAGACCTGCAGGGCTGGGCCTGCTGCCGTCTCGCTCCGGTCAGCACCCGGCCAGGAGACACCGGCCGGgaccgcggccggggccgggccgcaccGCCCGGCAGCgacagcgcccggcccggcggccgcggcgcggggagcacAGCGGGGAGCAGGCGCGAGGCCGCTGTAACCGCCTCAGCGCTGTCTCCGGGTGAGCGACGGCTTCGCGGCTCCCCATTGGCGGGCCGGCAGCCAATTAAGGCTCTCGATGCCTCATCGCCTCGTGGCTGAGCGAGTCGGTCACGCGGCGGGAGGGGCGCGAGGGCGCAGAGCGGCTTCTCATTGGTTAGGTTGCTCGAGGCGTTGGCCAATCCTCTtgagcgggcgggggggggcgggctcGGCAGTtggcccgcccgcgccgcggcgcgAGGCTAACGGCCGCCGGCGCTTCAGGCCGCCTGCCGCGGCGAGGTGTGTGGGGGCGGGTGGGCGCGCTGTcgctgtcgccgtcgccgtcgcagCCGCCGTCCGGCGGGGCCGCCCATGGAGGTGAGGGGCGGGGCAGCGCCATGGCTTGGGGACAAGGCTGGGGAGACGGTGGCGGGGCTGGGTTATGCTGCGCAGCTCTTCATGTCAGAAGCTCGGAGCTGTCCCGGGGCCTGAGCTTTGCCTGGGCGCCGGTACCTGAGCGGGGCAGACGGTTGAGGCCTCACAGGCTCCCGCTGCTGCCGAGCGTGTGGCTCCTGCCTCACGCTTAGTGCTTCTCTTAGCACCGTCTTAAAAGTCGGTATTTGAAGGCTGCGGCTGCCGGTGCCCTCCCCTGAGGGCGTGCGGGGCTGCCCGGCGTCGTCTGGATCTGGCCCTGTCCTGTGTCACCGGGTGCTGTGAAGCAGATCTCTGAGGCTTGAGAGGACTTTGAAAGTGTTGAGGAAAAGGTCctgtaaaattttaattttagtaaagTGAGTACTTTTGGTGGGGCAGGTCACAAATTCACAGTGTGTCTACGTTTCCTCACTCTCTGAGGTCGCAAACTGTACAAGTGGGTAGTAAGCACTGGGTGTCCTTACTGAATAAGGATGTTCATAAGGAGAAAATATGGCATAAATGGTATAAGAAATGGAGTCTACTCCACAACAATTAATTCTGGCTTTACATGTTCATATATCTATAATCTGTGTATATGAAGAAACCTATGTGTTAAAAACCTCAGTATAACTTGCGTAAACTAGAAAGAAGATCAAGCTGTAGACTGCAAACATTAGATGTAGAGTCTGTTTTCATCCTACCGTAACTATAGAAGAACATCTGTTTAGAGAGGAATACTTAGAAAACATGCATGTGCGCCCTACTACTGATGTTTCATAGGAGGCAATAATAAGAGTGAGCAGTTAACTTTGTATGGTTTATAAGCTATCAGTCCATAGGAGTTCTTTTATTTTGGAACCCTAATGTGAAATTTCAACTTTTCCTAAATTTGATAACCATTTTGAATGAGGTGCAGCTGTAATGTTTTAAACATACAAGTAACTTTTTTccctaagtctttttttttttagctagtcagttttattttaattttcaatgtTTGTGTGCATCAACCTTCtgaaaaaggggagaaagagaagccctttttttgttttgttttcatcccCTTCTTCCACCAGCCACCTATCCCTGAAGGCCTCCAGGCTGGCTGGCAGAGGGGAGAGTGGGGGGTGTTTCTTGTGTGAAACTTGTTCGTGTGTATTATGGTAAAACTATAGCTTCTGAAATACGAGAGTCTTTGTGCATGTCTGCATTCATGTAGTATAAAAGATGTAATAAGAACAGTGATAAAATGATAGTTATTGACAAGAGGTGTCTTGCGATACAGTAATGGCCAAATGACTcctctgctgctgttggtggtgACAGGGATTACATTAGTGCCCACTGACATAATCTGGTATTCTGCTGTTGTGTTTTGGCTGTTCCAAAACTCAGATAGCTCCTGTAATACAGAGAATGCAGATTCCTCTTACTCTGCATCTCTTCACTCTTTAAACACCTTATGAATTCCTTGTGTTTTGTTGGATTAGTCCTTTAGCTAAGACTAAATATGAAAGTGTTATAATGTCAATATGTAGAACTAATTCCCTGAAAACTCAGATGAGAAGAGTTAAAGACGTTAATGTTGCTATAAAATCTGAAATTCTCAGGTCTATGTATAATTATGTCCTtctacctgtttttctttttcccttgtcttACATAGCCTAAAGTTGCATTCAGAGGTGGCAGTCGCTGCTGGAGTAGCACAGAAACCGGCGGGAGGCTGACTGATGCGTTCAGTAGCGTAATGACAGGCTCTGGCTCATTTTATGATTGCTACAAATCACAGGTTCAGTTGACTATAAACACAACAATCgaaaatatttctaatacagTTGCTTCTACTGGAGAATATAATAGCAATGTTTGATTTATTTGTAATAAATACCTAAATATCTAAGGTAATATTAATCAAGaagatctttttttgttttttaatacagtcACAATAAAGGTTGTTCACCTATTGTGTATTTCATCTTCCGTTTCGCTGCTTACTTTGTCTAAAGTAGCACAAGTTACTTTTTATGCAATAACATCTTTTTCTGATTAATCAAAAAATTTTTGCTATCATCACCACTATATTCACAATTTCAAAAAATCTCCCTCAAAAGATACttcaatttgaaaaatatttcagaataatgATGGGCTTGCTCTCCTTTTTTGTTTACTTGTCTGATAACTTCCATGGTTTCTGATCTTAAGCCTTCTGCTCTGTTTATTGTGCACTTTTTCTCTCAGTTTAGTGACTGGTTCATTGTGAACatcacagcagaagtggggctcAAAATAATTGAAAGAGGAAAGGACAATAGATCAGTTAAGATTgaacttttcatatttttatgagGAAGAGTGACAGAAGACACAGGTGTTTGTGTAGAAAGCTGACAAATGGGTAAGAGGTAGCATTAACCAGCATGAGAGAATATGTGGAGGAAAAAACAGTGTGGGAGGAGAAATCAAGCCTTCCACTTCAGCTGTGCTTAGCTGAGAGTGAGCCATACAAGGCTTAACACTGGCATGTTAAAATGTAGGACTAGGTAGGGCCAGCATGGGGAAACAGATTGAAAGAAAATAGATCTATAGCTATTAGGTGGTAGTTGAAATTATTTGTACTGGGCTCACCAAGACACAGTAAAATGAAGAAGGTAGTAGCTTGAAGTGGCTGTGTGAGGAGTGAAAATGATTAAGAGTAGGGAAAATAGAAGAGTCGtaacagcaaaagcaagaggttGTGACTTAAGAAcagtcaaataaaaataaaaaaaaggataaagagaGGGGATTAGAATTGGAGAGAAACTGTAGCAGAAGCTGAGTTTTTAAAAAGATTCAGAGATAGTATGAACTGTTACACAGCTTTAGAGATGAAGGAATGTGGTGATTTGGTAGTATTTCGCTGTGTTCTTGCTTTTTCTGTTAGCCGAAACCTTTTTAGGAGAAGGGGTGGAGTAAATGACCGCATTCAGGAAAGCGGAAGTTTAGTGAGAAGGAGAAGCTTAGGTATTGAGCAGATATTTCTGTGGCATACCATAAATTCTAAATCCAAACATTCTGTTCATAGAAACCAGCCTACCATAAATTCAGAATCCAAACATTCTGCTCATAGAAACTAGTCTGCCAAGCAGGAGTCTTCTCAGTCTGACCAGTAGAAAATATCAAGAGAGTTAAGTATGTTAGATCTCTCCCTTTTGGCATAAACTTTCACTGAGGTGAAAAATTCCAATTAATAAAACCCCTTCCCCGGTACCTCCAAGACCTGTTACTTACCTATGGGAGACTGGTGACTTCATTCCTCTGTGTTCAGTCCAGCAGTTGGGCTTCTTTTTGCTCACAGAAGTATTTTACAGACATGGAAAGCTGAGATGTGAAGTAGAGAGACTTGTCCATAGTCAAAAGGCCATGTGGAACTGAGAGTAAAACCTATTTTTCTGTGTCACTTCCTATAGCTCCTAGATTGTTTCGTTCCACAGAGAGGCATATGTCATGTATGTTTGGTCTTAAATGTAACCCTATGAACTGTTTTCCAAGcactattaatttttttcatttacaaagaGCTAAGAAAACATATCTAATTTAAACCAAACAAgcatttgcttctttttcactTAAACTGAGTAGAAAGACCCTTCCTCTAGAAATGAATTGGCAGTAAGTTGGCTTGAGTAACTTAATGTGTAATggtttgggggaagaaaaaaaaaagtctcctgacTCCTATTAGTAATCATCTACTACAAAGTGGTGCAGAGGTTTTAGGCTGATGAGGACTGAAATTTATACTCCTACGCACATCTACACTGAGCAGTAATCAATAGCAGAAGTTACCTGTAGTGTTCTATCAAAAAGTATGTCGTTTATTTGCTTCTTAGAGTCTGGTTACTCACAAGGATGATCCCAGTTACAACCTTGTATAATGAAATGACGATTTGATGTGATAAATATTAATCTCAATAATTTTATTGTATCTAAAATGTAGAATGAAGATAGTATAGACCTACCTCAGACCTACAATTCTCCCCTTTCAACATCAGAATATTCTGCACCTGTGGACTCTTCCCTTTTATACACACCATGGTCTATATACGGAGATGATACTAAGCAGTCTTCTGGTTCTCAGATTAATGTAAAGTCCAGGTACTCATTTTTGACAGAGAAAGAGCTTTTATGTTGAAGGAAtgggtggatttttttgtttgatttaattttagcttaattaaatattttaatttaagtaATGGTTTTCAGGATTCAGCCTGAAAGGAATGATTATGGTAGTGAAACGGATTTATATGGACTTGTGTCTAACATCTTGGAAGAACAAGATAAATCACAGCCATATTTTGCTGATGGGTGAGTATGTTGCCATGCAGGCTCTACTGGCATTCTCTTTTTCTGAATAACATTCCCCTCACTTTCATGTGATACATGGAAGCTTTTTGACTAAGTATTCAAATTACTTGGTAGCTTTTCACTTTCTGGTGTCTACAGAACTTTTTTGTAAAAAGTTTTATAAACAGTTTTTGTTGACATTCTAGAAATGAGGTATTGAAATAAATCTCACTGAATATATGCATTGGGCTAACTTTTTAGATCAAAATTGACTTCAGACTTTGGGTTTCTTCCTTGATGCATTTAaattctcagaaagaaaacacaaaacaggaAATCCTACTCTTTTGCTGTTTCCTGAACTGGCAGGAGGGAAGAATTCCATGAAGAATGAATATATCCTGATGCTAGTGCTGACAAAGGAATGTATAGATGTCTAAGTTACCTTAGTTAACCCCCTAAACAGGGTTCTTAAACCTCTTTCTGCATTTGTCTGGAAATGGAGGAGgaacagcacagacagaattCTAACCatgtgtttcttgtttttctcaaGGAGTTGCTCTTCCAACTTAAAGTCAGTATGGCCTGTGAACACGACCAGAATTCCAGACCACCACGACCTGTTGTCAGAAACTAAAAGACCGGTTGTAGCAGCTGTCTCACAACAGGCTTTTTATGCTGGTGAATCCACATCTGCTGAAAAACAGTACCTGCAAAGTGGGAATCTTGCATCCCAACAGAAAGTAGATGAATGTTATCATGGGTTTACTGGCACAGACTTTGAAGAGCAGTGGTTATACCCGTCTCGGAATGATCATGCCACCTGTTACAACGTGCAGACTAATGAGAATATTAAGACAGCACCCATATTACAGAACTATCCATATGCTAAAAACACCTTTACACCTCAGGTTGGGTTTTCAGAAGTAATCAAAGAGTCAGGAGCCGATGCTTACTCTTACGGAAGAGAGAAGGTATGTCCCAAAGGAGCAGATGTGCAGTTACATCAAAAGCAGGCAGAAACATTTATTCCGCAGTTTCACAGATACAATGAAAATGCAGATTATAATAGATATACTGAATATTCTCATCCTAATAAAGCAAAGCCTAACAAGAATAGCAATTGTAGtctccaagaaaacaaaaagttagTGAATGGAACAACTGAGGCACCGTCTATGGACACAGAAACCTATACTAAATTATTTCAAGTTAAACCAGgaactcagaaaaaaatggaagatataATTCCAGATCAGCAAAACTTTACATTTTCCAAGTCTGGAGGGCTTCTATCAGAAAAACAGTTTGCAAACAAACCTTCATTCTGTACTGATTTGGGGCAAAAATCAGAGTATGGACTAAAATCTCTTACAGCTTGTCCAGGAAATAGTGACTGTGCAAATGTTgtagaaaagcagcagttttccaAGTCTGATCTACAGAATTCTGAATACTGTAAATCACTTACATTATTAGCAAACTCCGCAAACTCTTCAGCGGGTACTAATGTAAGGCCAACTTGGATGAACATTCAAACTAAAACCACTGCTTCTGTCCCGTTTCAGAATCCAAGTCCATTGATGAAACTGAATAATCATTTATCTGCTCTTTCAAAAAGTTTCAGTCATTCGAATGATTTTCTTCAGTTGTCATCTTCAAATTTCCCTTTAAATAGTAATTTATTTCACAAGTGCTGTCAAGATaatccttcatttttttccagttttgattTTGGTTATAATACCGCAGATCGAGCTCAGTCTGCTGCTTATGTGGAATCACTAGTAAAGACTGGAGAAGAGAACCTCTTTGAGTCTGTAAGTGACAAGAAATTAAAGCAGCCAAATGGATTCTGTGAAAATTACTCAGCTCAACAGTTTGAGAtcactgaaaatgtaaacaaGCACTGTTTCCAGTTGAAGCCACAGAGTGGACATTATGATCTGGACGAAGGACAAAAACATGCAGATGGGTTGCTGCAGAGCGCGTACCAAGATTTAATGGAGTCTCAGGGTCCATTTAACCTCAGACAGGGAAGTGGAGACAGTAATGCTGTCAGTCGTGTCACTCGCCCACAGGTTTCAAGCTTTTCCAACAATTACATGATGGGTGCCTTGAGACATAATCAGCAGCTTGGTTCAAATGGATTCCCCTTGAGATCAGCCCGTCCATTTGGCCATTCAGTTGTCCCTTTGATGGAATCTTACGGCTTGTTTTCCTATGATGATTTAACTCAATTCTATCCTTATTTTAATGATATGATGTACGGTGACAGTTCCTTTTCTGGTTTTGTGCCAGCATTTGGATTTCAAAGGCCAGTTAAAACTCGTAGTGGGCTTGCCAGTGAACTGTATGTTAGA
This genomic window contains:
- the MEIOC gene encoding meiosis-specific coiled-coil domain-containing protein MEIOC, which codes for MTGSGSFYDCYKSQNEDSIDLPQTYNSPLSTSEYSAPVDSSLLYTPWSIYGDDTKQSSGSQINVKSRIQPERNDYGSETDLYGLVSNILEEQDKSQPYFADGSCSSNLKSVWPVNTTRIPDHHDLLSETKRPVVAAVSQQAFYAGESTSAEKQYLQSGNLASQQKVDECYHGFTGTDFEEQWLYPSRNDHATCYNVQTNENIKTAPILQNYPYAKNTFTPQVGFSEVIKESGADAYSYGREKVCPKGADVQLHQKQAETFIPQFHRYNENADYNRYTEYSHPNKAKPNKNSNCSLQENKKLVNGTTEAPSMDTETYTKLFQVKPGTQKKMEDIIPDQQNFTFSKSGGLLSEKQFANKPSFCTDLGQKSEYGLKSLTACPGNSDCANVVEKQQFSKSDLQNSEYCKSLTLLANSANSSAGTNVRPTWMNIQTKTTASVPFQNPSPLMKLNNHLSALSKSFSHSNDFLQLSSSNFPLNSNLFHKCCQDNPSFFSSFDFGYNTADRAQSAAYVESLVKTGEENLFESVSDKKLKQPNGFCENYSAQQFEITENVNKHCFQLKPQSGHYDLDEGQKHADGLLQSAYQDLMESQGPFNLRQGSGDSNAVSRVTRPQVSSFSNNYMMGALRHNQQLGSNGFPLRSARPFGHSVVPLMESYGLFSYDDLTQFYPYFNDMMYGDSSFSGFVPAFGFQRPVKTRSGLASELYVRLEECHEQWRALEKERKKTESALAKNYPGKKVSSSNNTPIPRLTSNPSRVDRLIVDQLREQARVVTLLGKMERLRSSPLHANISTALDKHLEVIHVVQSRRKDEIVNASNRRRQGAPRCQDDRDVFALALAIKEMSIATRKVRTTLWCALQMTLPKATAGQLDTEKALQQMVQCEDKVCENTNSCSVLNQRAETSKR